Within the Cololabis saira isolate AMF1-May2022 chromosome 22, fColSai1.1, whole genome shotgun sequence genome, the region TGGCTGGCGTACATGCTCACGGGGCTGCCCCCCAGGGCCGAGAGCGGCGAGGCGTCTTTCCTTGTGCAAGTTAGGTTCAGAGGCTCCTCCTCGGTGGCGGCGCCGGCGCGAGCCGACGGGTAAACATGGGCTTTAGACGACACTTTCTCCACTTCTTCTCTGGCCGGCTTTGGCAGCGACAGGTCCAGGGGTCCCTCAGTGCTCTGCGGGGCGTCGGCCGGGACGGGACCGCCTGCTGTCAGGTTTAGTGGCGAGGGGGGTGCCGGGGAGCTGTGGGGGCCGTTGGCCTCGGCCGGGCTGGCTTCGGTGGGGCTGTCCCGGCTCACCGAGGGGCTCATGGTGGCGGCGTCCTTCCCCGGGACCAGCGACACCACCCCCTGACCGTCGCAGGCGTCCTCCTCCTCGGAGGGAGGCGTCGGGGCGCCCAGGCAAATCTGGCCCTCCTGCATTTTGTCGAACCACTTCTTGACCACGGGGACGGGCAGGCTGACGGAGTCGGAGATCTTGGCCAGCTCGTCCTTGGAGGGCTCTGCGTTCAGGGCGAAGTAGGCCTTGAGCAGGGACAGCAGGTTCTTGGGCTGCTTGCAGAGGCCCCCCTCCGCCAGCAGGGCCGCCACGGCGGACTTGTCCTTGTCCAGTCCCGCTCCATTCAGCCGGAGCCCCTCCTTCTTGCAGTGCTTGAGGGCGTCCAGCCCGCCGCCGGGACAGGTGTCGCACAGGAGGCAGCTTTTAGTGGTCGtgtcctctttctccttcttctcgtGGATCCTGCCGCCCCGGATGGTGAGGTCCTCCGGGAGCTTCTGGGCCTTGAAGGCGTCGGCGCCGGGCTGGGCGGGGGACCCCGTGTCCCTCTCCCTCTTCAGGTTATTGGCGGTGATCTGGCCCTGGTTGGGGTCCAGGCTGTAGTTTATGATGATTTTGGCGTTTCCGTCCTGCCCCACGATGGGCAGGCTGATGGCGGAgaagagctgctgctgcggcgTGTGCAGCGTGGCGGTGGTCAACCCCGACGTCACCTGGCCCTTGGCGTTATTCTCCAGCACCTGGCGGATGACGTTACCGTCCACCGCCACCTTGAGGGCGTTCTGCAGGTCGGACAGGTTGATGCTGATGGGGGACACCAGCCCCACCGTGGGCAGCACTACCGCCTGGACCgtgccctgcaggggggccgCCGCCCCGCCGCCGAACATCCCCCCGTTCATGGCGGCCAGGGCGGGCGGCGCCATCAGCGAGGGCTTGTACTCGTAGTCCACCGGCTCGGTCTTGATCTGGGTGACGGGCAGCTGCTCCTGCAGGGGCTTGCTGTGCTCCAGCTTCTCCCGGATCTGGGTGCACAGGGTGGAGGGCGACGTGGGCAGCATCGGCGTCAGGCCCTGGATCTGGTTCTTGACGCCCCCCAGGCGCTGGCGGCCATTAACCGAGATGACGCTGATGCACTTCTTACTGCTGATGTGGGAGCTGTAGGAGCCGGAGTGGGAGAAGCGCTTCTTGCAGTTGGAGCACTCGTAGGGCTTCTCTCCTGTAGAACAGCACCACATAtacgagagagagaaagaaagagggtgGGGGGGAGAAACACACTTCCATTAGTGAATGAAGCTGAATTAGCGGGCTGGGATATGAGCAGTGAAACAGGAAAAAGCCCTAATGCATTTCAACGATGCTTAAACGCTGATGCAACGGCACCGCTGGGAAATGCCCTGCTCTAATTGCTGTCCCATAATACCAAAAGAAACACAATTATGGCATAATAAGGAGGAGCCACAACGGAGCAAACCATGGAGAAGGATATCTATACGAGGGGAAACATAAATAAAGAGTAAATATTGGCTCAGTGAGGACTGGACATGTGTCCCCAGCACAGAAATGGCGACGGGCCCTCTACTCACCGCTGTGGATGCGTAGGTGCTCCTTCAGGTGGTGCTTGTACTTAAATGCTTTGCCACATTCGGTGCACTTGAATTTACGGTTGCCTCCCGACTGCGTCACGTGCCTCTGTCAGATGGGGGAGAGCGAGGGGTCGTTGAGTGAGACGCACAAAGACAACACAACCTTTGAACTGCCACTAATTCATGTCACAATGTCACGGATCAATCAAGGGCAAAAGTTCATGTTTATCCGTCATGTTTGGAAAGTGCTAAAGAAAACAGGAGCTACGTCCAGCTGCCTGCAGACCATGTTAGTTCCAGTTAGCCAGGCCGGTTGACTCATCAACGAGTCTTAAAAGTCAACAGTTGTTGAGTCATGGCTCGTACCTGGTCCCGCCCGCTCTTGTGCACCGTCATGTGCCTCTCCAGCTGAGCTCTGTAGGCGAAGCTGTAGCTGCACTCCGGGCAGCTGAAGCTCTCCTCCGTCTTCTCGTGCCGGTACTTGATGTGCTCCTTCAGGGAGCTGTAGCGCTTGTAGCCGCGGGCGCAGTAGGGGCAGGTGAGCAGCTGGGAGAAGGAGTCAGGAGTTCCTGCTTAGGAGGACAGAAGAAGACAGGGGGACAGCTTTAATAACATATGTGAGCAAAGAGGTGTCAAATATGACGTGTCGCAGTAATGGTCCTCTACCATGTCACCAATCACTGAGAAACCCTCCCCCACAGGTAAACAGCACCCAGGTGACCAGATCCAGATATTGCAACACTCTCCTGCAGCAGCCCGGGCCGGCAGTCAGAGTGCTTTTCATTtttgattgtgttttttttacccaCTGACACAAAGCCAATAGCCAAAGCAAtaatatggaagagtattagggccaggcaggagaaaaataaaaattatattttagaggaggaagatgcacttcgagaaaaaagccgaaatgtcgacaaaaaagtcaaaattaacacatatcacacatatgcagttgcataacttcagaaacgtacccttaacgttccactccaaagatgtaagttagttagttagttagttagttacggctgctgctgcagagctgtcagtcactctgctaactggatttgatgggccagaggagacatttacactttattcaccaaattgtatttcaactttattctcgaaattttgactttattcacaaaatttcaactttattcttgaaattgtatttcatcattaatctcgacatttctacttttttctacttttttcttgaagtgttgttgtttatttttttgttgtttttggtttataGTTTTGgtcttgttgtttttgtattgttttaattgctgttttacttcctaaattgaggaGAGGTCcgctgcataagcctgttggctttttgacctctcttgtcacatttgttttactatttttgattgtaagtgttacttttattgtgtgcaaactaataaaataataataaaaaaataataaaataataaaaataataaataattaaaaaaaatattcccctctcaaatattctttctcctgcatggctctaatactcttccgtacaataaGCTGGAGCCATCACACCCTTGAAATTCCATGATTTGATGGGCTATTATGTGCCAGCAGCCCAGCGAGCCCGTTTCTGTGTGCTTGGCAAACACTGGCCGCCCACCTGTGCTCTCAGTTGCCAGGCTCC harbors:
- the zeb1b gene encoding zinc finger E-box-binding homeobox 1b isoform X2, with amino-acid sequence MADGPRCKRRKQANPRRTHVTNYNNVVEAGSDSDDEDKLHIVEEEGSLADGADCDSTLPDDEHPGGPSWDPVKEDCASDGEDDGSTDALVEEMLQQGDTAVIYPEAPEDELQRQGTPDTNIHDENGTPDSFSQLLTCPYCARGYKRYSSLKEHIKYRHEKTEESFSCPECSYSFAYRAQLERHMTVHKSGRDQRHVTQSGGNRKFKCTECGKAFKYKHHLKEHLRIHSGEKPYECSNCKKRFSHSGSYSSHISSKKCISVISVNGRQRLGGVKNQIQGLTPMLPTSPSTLCTQIREKLEHSKPLQEQLPVTQIKTEPVDYEYKPSLMAPPALAAMNGGMFGGGAAAPLQGTVQAVVLPTVGLVSPISINLSDLQNALKVAVDGNVIRQVLENNAKGQVTSGLTTATLHTPQQQLFSAISLPIVGQDGNAKIIINYSLDPNQGQITANNLKRERDTGSPAQPGADAFKAQKLPEDLTIRGGRIHEKKEKEDTTTKSCLLCDTCPGGGLDALKHCKKEGLRLNGAGLDKDKSAVAALLAEGGLCKQPKNLLSLLKAYFALNAEPSKDELAKISDSVSLPVPVVKKWFDKMQEGQICLGAPTPPSEEEDACDGQGVVSLVPGKDAATMSPSVSRDSPTEASPAEANGPHSSPAPPSPLNLTAGGPVPADAPQSTEGPLDLSLPKPAREEVEKVSSKAHVYPSARAGAATEEEPLNLTCTRKDASPLSALGGSPVSMYASQPGAKPLDIVTTMHCLRALATTNKQTILIPQLAYTYTTTASSPAGSDSHDTLHLNGVKEERQDISLEGISTMEEQNDSDSGPGRKKMKKTDNGMYACDLCDKIFQKSSSLLRHKYEHTGKRPHECGICSKAFKHKHHLIEHMRLHSGEKPYQCDKCGKRFSHSGSYSQHMNHRYSYCKKETQSQAGGPESPAEDEGEARPDMEALGLGLDLGLDLDLGLGQAERQHTAPSLLDLDERGSSTREDEESEEEEEEEEGAVDMDDIQVVQIGDEGGDEGGDEEEQAEEQAEGGAMDKEGEEETIEMEEKEEAPTRLEEEPGSIQEQEEANMKEDEPMDTEEVTGEAEGEVTEEREGDTGGSAASEDEQEEKEKDTDSK
- the zeb1b gene encoding zinc finger E-box-binding homeobox 1b isoform X1, producing MADGPRCKRRKQANPRRTHVTNYNNVVEAGSDSDDEDKLHIVEEEGSLADGADCDSTLPDDEHPGGPSWDPVKEDCASDGEDDGSTDALVEEMLQQGDTAVIYPEAPEDELQRQGTPDTNIHDENAGTPDSFSQLLTCPYCARGYKRYSSLKEHIKYRHEKTEESFSCPECSYSFAYRAQLERHMTVHKSGRDQRHVTQSGGNRKFKCTECGKAFKYKHHLKEHLRIHSGEKPYECSNCKKRFSHSGSYSSHISSKKCISVISVNGRQRLGGVKNQIQGLTPMLPTSPSTLCTQIREKLEHSKPLQEQLPVTQIKTEPVDYEYKPSLMAPPALAAMNGGMFGGGAAAPLQGTVQAVVLPTVGLVSPISINLSDLQNALKVAVDGNVIRQVLENNAKGQVTSGLTTATLHTPQQQLFSAISLPIVGQDGNAKIIINYSLDPNQGQITANNLKRERDTGSPAQPGADAFKAQKLPEDLTIRGGRIHEKKEKEDTTTKSCLLCDTCPGGGLDALKHCKKEGLRLNGAGLDKDKSAVAALLAEGGLCKQPKNLLSLLKAYFALNAEPSKDELAKISDSVSLPVPVVKKWFDKMQEGQICLGAPTPPSEEEDACDGQGVVSLVPGKDAATMSPSVSRDSPTEASPAEANGPHSSPAPPSPLNLTAGGPVPADAPQSTEGPLDLSLPKPAREEVEKVSSKAHVYPSARAGAATEEEPLNLTCTRKDASPLSALGGSPVSMYASQPGAKPLDIVTTMHCLRALATTNKQTILIPQLAYTYTTTASSPAGSDSHDTLHLNGVKEERQDISLEGISTMEEQNDSDSGPGRKKMKKTDNGMYACDLCDKIFQKSSSLLRHKYEHTGKRPHECGICSKAFKHKHHLIEHMRLHSGEKPYQCDKCGKRFSHSGSYSQHMNHRYSYCKKETQSQAGGPESPAEDEGEARPDMEALGLGLDLGLDLDLGLGQAERQHTAPSLLDLDERGSSTREDEESEEEEEEEEGAVDMDDIQVVQIGDEGGDEGGDEEEQAEEQAEGGAMDKEGEEETIEMEEKEEAPTRLEEEPGSIQEQEEANMKEDEPMDTEEVTGEAEGEVTEEREGDTGGSAASEDEQEEKEKDTDSK